Genomic DNA from Bombus affinis isolate iyBomAffi1 chromosome 8, iyBomAffi1.2, whole genome shotgun sequence:
ATTATTCAGACGTTCATAATGAACATTTCTTAATGGCAGCTAGTTGAAACACGTCCAGACAAGTTTTGACAAGATTTTCCTCTTCAATTTAGGCACGTGTGTCGACAAATATTTTTAGTCTTCACCAAAGTACGTATTTCACAATACAATTGAAGACATATCTTAAAATATAACACACTTCTCTCTCAATTAATGTAATGAAAGGAGTAAATTGTCAAAACATCACTCAATGTATCGTCAGCCATTTTCCCCAACTGATTCTCTCTCGTGCATCATTGGTAAGATATAAACTAGATAGCGATTCACGCATTCgacaaagaaaatatattttagattcgcaaataaattataatattatacgtcaaATGTCTTATAAGGCTATATTCATTTAATGTTTATAAACGTTTTTGATCATATATCCTAGAAATTGATataaagaaaaatgtaatttacaaCGAAATCAAATAAATGAATGTAGATAAAACATTATGGTTAAGTAAATGAAATAgcattttttccattattgacaGATCTTTATGAGATCACTCTTATCAACTTGTGACAAAATGATAACAGCAAAGTTTCGTGTGAATCGAATATTACTGGAATAAAGGAAGCTGTGCTTTTTCAAGTGAAATAGTTGAATTTAACAATGGAAGTTAATAAAAAGTACACAGTATTAGTAACCGGATTTGGTCCATTTGATAATCATATCGTTAACGCTAGTTGGGAAGCTGCAAAGGAATTAAGTAAACTCTGCGTTAACTCGAAAGAATTGATGGACGTTGAAGTAATCGTAAAAGAGATTCCAGTTTCGTATGAAGATGTAACTAAATATGTACCAAAGTTTTGGCAAGAGTATAAACCTATAGTAAATTTTGATTTGTAATCAAGTTACACCTTACAACTCGATGAATAGCAACTTTCtactttccctttttttttgttAGGTGGTTTTACATTTAGGAGTAAGTAGCCAAGCACGATGTTTAACTATAGAATGTCGTGCTCATAGTAATGGTTACTtaagaaaagatatatttaacAAATGTCCAAATGAAAGTAATATTGAATCTGAAATTTTTGAAACTAAAATCAACGCCAAACAAATTTGTAACATAATTAATGAAAGTTCAGACAAAACAAAATGTAATGCTTGTATTTCATACAATGCAGGAAGATATTTATGcgaatacatattttataaatctcTACAGATTGCACCTAAAAGAACATTATTTGTTCATGTTCCAGATTTCAATCAGTATTCAAGTGTACAAAGTGCAAAAGgtttatatgaaattttatattatattatcgaggATATGAAAAAACAATAGACAATAAGCtttataatataaaagttaTAATTGTATGTGTGTATGTCCAAAGTAGTATTTAATAAATCACTATTTAAAATACTAAACTTATTCTTAATGTAGAAAAAtgattgttattttatataaatatatatatatgtcacaGATATGTTGTTACTTCATCTACGATCCTCCATGTTGAAATCTAGTACGTGCTGGTGGTATATTGTATCTAAGCTCTAAAAACTCTGGTTTCCTTATCAAAGAAGCTACATGACCCATCTGAATTGTACAGTCAGGATTTAGATTTGGAGGTAATAATGTACACTCTCGTTCTAAAATGCAAGCCACTGCTTCTAGAAGTTCTATAAATCCCATTGATGATGCAGCTTTACGTAGTCGATTCACCTCCtgcagaaaaatataaaaatattatgaataaGAACATTCGCAACAATTTTGTGTTGTCTCTTATTACTTTACCTTATAGAAGTTTTGAGTTTTCTCAGGTAACTTTCTTGCATGCCTTAAAATTTTCTGAATATCTGACTGTAACCCGCCTTGACGAATCCAAGAAGGTCCACTTTGAGTATAACTCCTTTTGTCATTTGGCCTAACTGGAAAACTAACAGCAGTACCTTTAGCTGCGTCAATAGGACCTAAATTGCTGAAATTACCTAACCAAGGCACAACATCTAAACCTGGTTCTAATACTGTTAACATTAAATTTGACTTTTTTTTTGTATCTGCCCATGAATATATAAATCCATACCATTCACTGTTTAACAAACAGAGAGCTACCATATTTTCAACCTACAGAAAATATCTATTctataatttctatataattaaaaaatattgaatttgtTGAAATTTTGTTACCTTTAATGCTCCATGTAATAACACGCAAAAGGATGGTACTTTTCCTTCATCTCCATTCTCATCTGTATCTGAATCTTCTTCTAAAGATATTCCTTGCATGCTTGGACTCTTTTCTGTGGCTAATGGTAACACCAAATGTCTAGATATAGCACTAGGACTACCAACATCTGCTACCGATATAAATCCACAAATTTCTATGGTTTTTGATATCATTAACCCAGATGTTAATTCAAAATCTGTCTTCTTAGTATATGGCTGAAATGTAACAACTTTGTTTAAAACCTAAAGTAAGTTTCCTTTATATGTTATTATTTACCATAGGTGCTGGTGAAAGAAGAATACGGGAACCTAAATTTCCACACTTCAAATATCCTTGAAAAGACACATAATTAGTTTCTGATAATTTTTGAAAACAAGTTGTGACCGAATGTTTTGAAAGTGGAGCTTCAGGCACTAATACTACGCTATCACCACCAGCAAGATCAACTAAACGTTGATACAGTGGTAGACCAATATGTAAACCAGCATCTGATAAAAGATTAAAATTACTTAACATATTTAAGACTACTGAAATATTGCATGATCATATTATAACATACCTTGTTGTGATGCAAGGCATATAACGCTTAATTTTCCtggataaggaaaaggtagtgGAAATGGATTTACATCTCTTGTTACATTTAAGGAATTCAAAGAATCACCTAAAGACATCGGTCCTACTCCAGGATTACCATCGGTGATTAACACTACTTGACAAGCAGTAGTATTACCCCATTCTGCCATAATAACATTATTAACACCATGAAGAGCAGTTTCAATACAAGTCTTGTCACATTCttcgatattttgtaattttgaacGTATGCTATCATAATCACGAGTGAATGGGCAAATAACTTCGTACAATGAGGAAAACACAACCTAAATTAAAATGGAAACATACAATACAAGTAATAATGAACTATTTATTATTGAGAAAGGACTTACTAAAGCTACAAATTCCAATTTTGAGTTTGCTTGCaaataatgtaataatgcattTATGCCATGTACAGCTAAGTGATGTCTTGTTAATTGTTCAATTTGATTATTTTCACCAGATCCACTTCCTAATATAGGACGCCTCATTGATAAAGACACATCTAATGCTATAACTGTTGGCATCTTTATATATTACTAAACAAAAGTTTTAATTTCCTTTATATCAACACAATATTTATCCACATTTCTTTCGATATTTATCAACTAAAAAATAACATAATAGTCATTATTCGAAAATTTTAGGTTAGAACTTTCAAACGTTgtctatacatatgtatgtgtacatatatatatacacacacacacatatacgtatattactTCGTAAATATCGTTCTGATCATTTAGTAAtagatttataaattatattttcattttccattgaacagtattttattctgttttgtgtttttatgttattattttatatcttataatttttTTGTTCAGTCAATTAAGCCTTAATCATTTGTCCTACAATAATACTACATTTTGCGCAATTGTTTTTGTCTTATAACTTATTTTCTCAGACATTAGACAAGCTCCTATCATGATATTTATCTTACAGTACATGTATGTATTAACAGATTGTACTAGGGATAAGTAGGAAGATCGCCGATGCAATGTTAAAAAAGTCAGCCAAAATATGCGCACTAACAATAAAACCTCTAGCGGTGACCTCTGGCGGTCACCAGCCGAACTCTACGCATATTCTTCTCCGGTGTTTTGGTAGGAGTAACATGCGTATACACGGCGAGAGGGAAAGTGCATTCGTACTGTCTACAGAAGAAAAAATGTGCGCACTGTATAGGGTAGGGGTCGCTGCAAAGGTAGACCTGTCAGATTAGTCTTCAAAACATCCATTACCGGGAAAAATTATAAACAGAAATTTTTTTGCACAAACTGATCCGGTACGTTATTATCAATGAAATTTATGTGTTTGGGACTCTTGTGAAAAGTTGGGCGCCATTGTTAAAAATACGCATGAACATGTGAAAGTGATTTTACCGCACCTAGAAAGAAACGTAAACATTGAAAGTAAattgcatttttttttattgattacAAACATATTGGGGACGGGAACAACAATCATAATACCAGAAGCAGCTGCAGCCACCAACAGCAACTAGCAGCAACAAATTTCTTGGAAACACATAATACAATGAAAGTAAAAAATGAGATTACTTATTTTAAACTACTTATACAAAATGTATTTGGAAGGAGTTTTAATAAATCAGAATAGTTCAGCAACATTTTACAATCTTGTTATTTATTCTTTTCGCTATTGAATCCCACAAAAACCCACCAAAATTCAAAAAATGAAATCGATAAATGGTTAAGAACATGCGGAATTTAAAGAGGAAGAATAAAATGACCGCGAAATAGCTTTCGAAAATTCCGAGAGATAACACTAAATTCCAAGAATTATCGAAATAGTGTCACCTTCTACAAGATCATATCCTCTTCATTCAAAATCGTAAAGTTGGTTCAAAGTTCTGGTCAAAATCTCGAAAACTTCAGTTTCGAAAAATTCCTGGAATTTTCAAGATGTGGAAATTTCCCCTCTTGTCGTATATACACAGGTTTCTCCCATCAAAAGTACCAAACTGCACTGGAGAGAGAGATGTGCGTATAATTCAACCGTTTGACCGCTAGAGGCAACAATTCTTGGAACTCATTTTTGGCTGAATGTTTTCCATGCTCATCGGCGACTATCGTATTGAGTGCGATATTTTCTATATCGACGAATCTCAAGTGTGTACGTCATCAGCTGATTGCGTACTATCAGCTACGTGaccaaaagaaaaaaattcattGTTAATGCAACGATCTGTTTATTGTGCGTGTTTGTGATTGAATCAACGACTATCCCAAATAGTGGTGTCAATTATACAATATAAAttgaaatgtacaattttaatgTCATTGCATATCTAATCAGTAGAAGAGTTTAACATAAAATGCGTTTATATCTTGTTATATACACAATTATTTCTTTATCTTGCTTTATATCTGTAAAATCGTGGCATTCTAGAAATAAACAAATATCTCCCGTTATACTTggtaattatttttcattatatgAAGTAATTTCTTAATACATTATTTTGAAcattgaaattaatataattattgtattaaAAGTTCCAGGCGATGGTGGCAGTCAAGTGGAAGCAAAAATCAACAAAACCACAGTGGTGCATTATTTATGTGAGAAAGTTTCTgctgaatattttaatatctggtTAAATTTAGAATTACTTGTACCAGTCATCATAGACTGCTGGGTAATTGttgacatattttatttttcttatacttttaatagtatataacaaattatttatttattatgtcCATTGCATCCTAGATTGACAATATGAAATTAACTTATGATAATATTACAAGAACAACAAGAAATCAAGATGGTGTTGATATACGTATACCAGGTTGGGGTGATCCATTTGTTGTTGAATATTTAGATCCAAGTAAAGCTTCTCCTGGAGCATACTTTAAAGACATTGGTAACATGCTAGTGAATCAACTTGGATATGTCAGAAATCATTCTTTACGTGGTGCACCTTATGATTTTAGAAAAGCACCTAGTATGTATaattcattattaaaatatatattacatagtTGTGCTTACatgatatcattatattttaattttaccatGATTCAAAGAGAaaatctttatttctttttcagatgaaaatgaaatgtttttCAATAGATTGAAAGATTTGGTTGAAGAAacatataacaataataatcaaGTCCCTGTAACATTACTAGCACACAGTATGGGTGGACCAATGTCACTTATATTTTTACAACGTCAATCTCAGAAGTGGAAAGATAAATACATCAATTGTCTGATTACTCTTTCAGCTGTTTGGGGTGGCAGTGTTAAAGCACTTAAAGTCTTTGCAGTTGGTATGAAGTACGCATAATATGTAtgcatgttatatatatataaataattatactttTATTATTCCCCTCTTGTAGGAGATGATTTAGGCGCATACCTTTTACGGCAAAGTATTCTGAAAGATGAACAGATAACTAGTCCTAGCTTAGGGTGGTTATTGCCATCAAGATTGTTCTGGAAAGACACAGAAATATTGGTACAATCAGAACAAAAGAACTACACATTACTCACATTACAAGATTATCTGATGTAAGATATACTATATACGATAATTAATGAATTATGTAATTGttagtattaataatatttaaatagttttcttatgttattaaaaatgatatttattaaatcTTGTAGAGATATAAATGTTCCAAATGGTTGGGAATTTAggaaagataatgaaaaatatcaATTAGATTTTACTGCTCCAGAGGTTGAGGTTCATTGTTTGTATGGAAGTGGCATAGATACAGTAGAAAAGTATGTTAATGCTATCCTTATCATCAATTTAATAGCACTTTACAAGCTTCGTCGGATGtttacatataaattatttctAGGTTATATTATAAGCATGGTATATCAATAGAAGGAACTCCTCAGTTAATTCCTGGTGATGGTgatggtactgtaaatttaagaagTTTAGAGGGTTGCAAGTATTGGCAGGGTAAGCAAAAACGGAAAGTTTATTCTCAAGTCTTCCCTGGTGTAAATCACATGGAAATTCTTAACAATAGTTCTGTATTAAATTATATCAAAATTCTTTTAAAAGTATGATATTATTCAAGGAATTGTGTTTTTAAGTATAATTTCCAGTGTAATTGCCAAATCAAATAATTAAAAgatgtaataaattatagaaatacgATAATGATATTTCACGATAAGAAATTACGATTAGAAATAATACTTTTTTGAttatgtgtacatatatacaaCTATTAGTATATTTTCCATtaagtaaatattaatattagaaaaatataataacacTCCAGCTTTGTACTCTTGTTTATCTATGGCTAAACAGTTACAAAGATATATtatagtttttatttattttatacttttagaCTTGATAttacttttgaaattttattctttattataatatctatgtaatatattaaaaatctaTTAGCACATTTTTCCTATCTTAATATCTCAGGTACAAGTTCATTTAGAACATACATTATATGATTTCTCTATTTATAATATAACttaatttttttacatttaaatCTTAACAAAGCCTTTGAAAGTACAAATTGTTTACAGCAATGTATATTTCTTGTAATAAGTCTCAGATAAAAATCACACACGACAAATTGAAATATAACTGAAAATGTATGAACgggaataaataaaattataaaattatatttttttattagtaaCCATTAATTTGTTGTTATACTAAGTTAATTCTTACTTGCAAATTTGAATATATACATACTTGCATCACAGATCGTAAAAATACGATAATGATCTAAACAACAAATATATCTTTCACATTTAAAAATCCTTTTTTAATGTttcaaaatatacatattacagATATATTTTTTGCAAGCACATGTATGCTTTGTCTCTGCCTTCCCTTTCAATCTCAAAGATCTGTTTACATTTCTGACACTGTAAATATATGTGCACAAAAGGTTCATATCGATTTCAAAGAACACAGCATAAAGGCAGCACAGGAATGCTAAATATGTTCCTTATAACACATTCAGAAACAAATTCGTTTAATCACTGATTAGTAAAATCACCAACGGTCCTTATCAcatgtattttataatagtacatcattatttcattatgttgTGTGCCCAacaatttgttttatttacCAAACCAATGGCATATAAATAAAATGGTATTTTGTTTCAAGGACATAAATTAATCTATTATTTAAATAGATTATGTTCATTTAATGTCAGTTCAGACCAGATGAAGATCTCAAAAAGGCATACAATCCCAGAGCCAAAATAGTTACTACCGTGATCGTCTTGTAACTTCTGATACGATACGGTATTCTTGGCGCTGATTTTACAATTCTGAGTTGACGttgtttttctctttcttgACGACTTGCTTCTGCCTTTGCTTTCCATTCTTGTTCTTTACATTTTCGTTTTCGATCGAATTCTCTAACATCGTTACTTATAGATTCAGGTGGATATTCACGATATAAATTTTTTGCTTCAACTAGAAGCGTTTCAAAAGGTAGGTCGTCTGGTAACTATAAGTAAAGATAATTCTTAtgtaaaataaacagactttagtgcatttttactttattaaacATTACTCACAGTACATAAAACTTTATGCGTGTGACCCATATCAGGTGTAGTATTAAAAATTTCTGTTGCTCTATGTGCTACGATCACAGTACTTAGATAAAGAGGCATCAGTGGAGGACTGCCAAGAAAGTAATCAAATAATCTGTGTAACAGTTTTCTATTTTCCGCATACTTGTGCGCATACCATGTTGTATATTCAGCCAATGCAAAATGCGGAAATAATTCTACACTATAACATAAAATAGATTCAATTTAAAATTCTGTACAAATatcatgtaaaatatatatttatcaaatatatataatatgtgtttaTATTATACAAACTTTTCCAAGTGTTCTAATAAGGTGGGATGCACTCTCTCCAAAAgtgcaaatatataaaataattcttgATTCACTTTTTCCATTGTTTTCTCCATAAATCTTTCAAGGAATTCTAAAGAAATGCTTTCAAGTACACGCAAACCTTTTTCTAAGCCCATGACAAGAAGTACAGTTGCTGCTATATCATTATATCCCTGGTAATAACTAAGtacgtattattttattttgtattatcaACATACATATGTCTATAGCAAGCTTTTCCACAATTATAACAATATGGAAATGTTGTATGTGATgtgtaaatgtatatataatactaaCTTCAACATAGAATGTTTGTGAAGAACCCAACACATTAATTGTGTTAACTGTTCATGAAAATGATCAATCTCATGTTGTGTAGCATTTTGCGAAATATGGCTGCCACTGCGTGCTACATCCTTTAATATTTGTTGGTAGACCTCATTTGGTATATGACTGTGTATAGTTTCTAGTCCATTTATAGAAAAAGTAGTTTCTTCCGAGAGCCGCAATAGTGTTGGCCACAAAGCCCTTCGTATATCATCTATAGATCATCTTTATGACTACAAGATTTAATTAcatgatataaaattattttcaataaggAACCTATATATAAGTGTATGTTTTACTATCTTAAATAAGTTTGTACAATACAATTTTCATTTAGCAAAGGTATAACAACAGATTACATTGTATTATTCATGTAGAGGTTTCTTATTGATAATAATGCATGATCATGTCAATAAAATACCATTAACTAAACCCTCACTGCTGCAACCCAGTAGCTTCAGTTCTCCTAATGTTAGGTTCGGATTGGCGACGCTTCCTCGAATAACACTTATCTTCATCCGTTCTCTATTCGTCAATGGCTCTGTATCACCAAAATTATGTTCTACTAAACTGTTATCGTTTTCGTGATTTAACGCTCCGTTTTGTTTACCTGACAAACTAAAATCTGCGATGTCAGGTATTTGCGGCATAATGTTATCGTACCATGCCTTCGTAGAATCGGACATTCTTACAAGAGGTACATCACTTTTTGTATCAGAAGTTTCTTCTTTTGATACAAAATTTACTGTTTCAATTACATTCCTTCGCCTaacttttaggttaggcttttcATTAGGATCTGACATCTCCGTAATCATTTCTGGGACATTGGAATCCAAAGATATTTCGTCCTCCTCGGGCTCCATGTTATTCGACATAACAAATTCATACCAAAAATTTTTCGAAATGATGTGCCATTATACGAAAAATTTACAGAGATCTCCCGGAACTTCTGACAGAACAATGACAATCTGTCAAGAATGACACGCATTGATCACCGTCACTCACTCTTAAGAGAAGTTGCTTATTAATTGAAATTGAGCAGACGCTGACGTGGCTCATCATTTCTCTTGCTTTTATGTTTCCACAGATAAGGTATAAAATAGATATATTACATGGCTTGAGTTTTCGTAAAatccttttaatattttaatgttaCACTTTTAATTTCTAACATAACTGATCTAGCATAAAGTAAGattacgtatatataatatatatgtgtaaTCCTTGCCTATGACTAACGTTACCAGATCGAGACACTGATGTGTACTCTATGAATACAAGATCCCATGAAACGATTTGATCTTGGACATATCATGGCTTTAGTATGTAGCGCCACTATCATTCGACCAGTGTACTTCACTTCCCTGTATTCCCCTTCGCCCTCA
This window encodes:
- the LOC126919277 gene encoding pyroglutamyl-peptidase 1 isoform X1, with the translated sequence MEVNKKYTVLVTGFGPFDNHIVNASWEAAKELSKLCVNSKELMDVEVIVKEIPVSYEDVTKYVPKFWQEYKPIVVLHLGVSSQARCLTIECRAHSNGYLRKDIFNKCPNESNIESEIFETKINAKQICNIINESSDKTKCNACISYNAGRYLCEYIFYKSLQIAPKRTLFVHVPDFNQYSSVQSAKGLYEILYYIIEDMKKQ
- the LOC126919249 gene encoding TBC1 domain family member 20 isoform X2, yielding MSNNMEPEEDEISLDSNVPEMITEMSDPNEKPNLKVRRRNVIETVNFVSKEETSDTKSDVPLVRMSDSTKAWYDNIMPQIPDIADFSLSEPLTNRERMKISVIRGSVANPNLTLGELKLLGCSSEGLVNDDIRRALWPTLLRLSEETTFSINGLETIHSHIPNEVYQQILKDVARSGSHISQNATQHEIDHFHEQLTQLMCWVLHKHSMLNYYQGYNDIAATVLLVMGLEKGLRVLESISLEFLERFMEKTMEKVNQELFYIFALLERVHPTLLEHLENVELFPHFALAEYTTWYAHKYAENRKLLHRLFDYFLGSPPLMPLYLSTVIVAHRATEIFNTTPDMGHTHKVLCTLPDDLPFETLLVEAKNLYREYPPESISNDVREFDRKRKCKEQEWKAKAEASRQEREKQRQLRIVKSAPRIPYRIRSYKTITVVTILALGLYAFLRSSSGLN
- the LOC126919277 gene encoding pyroglutamyl-peptidase 1 isoform X2; the encoded protein is MEVNKKYTVLVTGFGPFDNHIVNASWEAAKELSKLCVNSKELMDVEVIVKEIPVSYEDVTKYVPKFWQEYKPIVVLHLGVSSQARCLTIECRAHSNGYLRKDIFNKCPNESNIESEIFETKINAKQICNIINESSDKTKYFNQYSSVQSAKGLYEILYYIIEDMKKQ
- the LOC126919277 gene encoding pyroglutamyl-peptidase 1 isoform X3 — encoded protein: MEVNKKYTVLVTGFGPFDNHIVNASWEAAKELSKLCVNSKELMDVEVIVKEIPVSYEDVTKYVPKFWQEYKPIISISIQVYKVQKICCYFIYDPPC
- the LOC126919249 gene encoding TBC1 domain family member 20 isoform X1, whose amino-acid sequence is MSNNMEPEEDEISLDSNVPEMITEMSDPNEKPNLKVRRRNVIETVNFVSKEETSDTKSDVPLVRMSDSTKAWYDNIMPQIPDIADFSLSGKQNGALNHENDNSLVEHNFGDTEPLTNRERMKISVIRGSVANPNLTLGELKLLGCSSEGLVNDDIRRALWPTLLRLSEETTFSINGLETIHSHIPNEVYQQILKDVARSGSHISQNATQHEIDHFHEQLTQLMCWVLHKHSMLNYYQGYNDIAATVLLVMGLEKGLRVLESISLEFLERFMEKTMEKVNQELFYIFALLERVHPTLLEHLENVELFPHFALAEYTTWYAHKYAENRKLLHRLFDYFLGSPPLMPLYLSTVIVAHRATEIFNTTPDMGHTHKVLCTLPDDLPFETLLVEAKNLYREYPPESISNDVREFDRKRKCKEQEWKAKAEASRQEREKQRQLRIVKSAPRIPYRIRSYKTITVVTILALGLYAFLRSSSGLN
- the LOC126919256 gene encoding phospholipase A2 group XV-like; translated protein: MRLYLVIYTIISLSCFISVKSWHSRNKQISPVILVPGDGGSQVEAKINKTTVVHYLCEKVSAEYFNIWLNLELLVPVIIDCWIDNMKLTYDNITRTTRNQDGVDIRIPGWGDPFVVEYLDPSKASPGAYFKDIGNMLVNQLGYVRNHSLRGAPYDFRKAPNENEMFFNRLKDLVEETYNNNNQVPVTLLAHSMGGPMSLIFLQRQSQKWKDKYINCLITLSAVWGGSVKALKVFAVGDDLGAYLLRQSILKDEQITSPSLGWLLPSRLFWKDTEILVQSEQKNYTLLTLQDYLIDINVPNGWEFRKDNEKYQLDFTAPEVEVHCLYGSGIDTVEKLYYKHGISIEGTPQLIPGDGDGTVNLRSLEGCKYWQGKQKRKVYSQVFPGVNHMEILNNSSVLNYIKILLKV
- the LOC126919243 gene encoding integrator complex subunit 14, with the protein product MPTVIALDVSLSMRRPILGSGSGENNQIEQLTRHHLAVHGINALLHYLQANSKLEFVALVVFSSLYEVICPFTRDYDSIRSKLQNIEECDKTCIETALHGVNNVIMAEWGNTTACQVVLITDGNPGVGPMSLGDSLNSLNVTRDVNPFPLPFPYPGKLSVICLASQQDAGLHIGLPLYQRLVDLAGGDSVVLVPEAPLSKHSVTTCFQKLSETNYVSFQGYLKCGNLGSRILLSPAPMPYTKKTDFELTSGLMISKTIEICGFISVADVGSPSAISRHLVLPLATEKSPSMQGISLEEDSDTDENGDEGKVPSFCVLLHGALKVENMVALCLLNSEWYGFIYSWADTKKKSNLMLTVLEPGLDVVPWLGNFSNLGPIDAAKGTAVSFPVRPNDKRSYTQSGPSWIRQGGLQSDIQKILRHARKLPEKTQNFYKEVNRLRKAASSMGFIELLEAVACILERECTLLPPNLNPDCTIQMGHVASLIRKPEFLELRYNIPPARTRFQHGGS